TTTGTTCCTGTCTCACCAGAAGCAAGCATCATTGGCATATCAAAAGTAATACTTTCGCCTGCTTCAAGATCTGCAAGAGCAACTTCCTGGTCAACAGCTTCCTGCATAACCTCTGAGAGTGTGATCCCTGTTTCCGGATCAACGGTCTCCTGATTCTCCGTTGCTTCGATCTCTGCATCAAATTCTTTTTCTGTCAGTTCTGTTTTGCTCTCCGTTTCAGCAGCACCAGTTTCCTCTGTAGACGAGTCAGCCTCAGAATCCTCTGTTTCTGTCTTATCGGAAGAACCAGCATCCTGATCAGAAGAACTTTCTGACTGCGAATCTTTCTGCTGATCCGCTTCTTTTACCACGATCTTTCGATTGATCTGGTAGGTTGGGTGATCCGTTGTCTGTGGTTCTACATAATAGACTGCCTTATAGGAATTGGCATAATCGGTAGAAAAATCATTCCCGTCCGCATCTTTTGCTTCCTGAAATGTAACTTTTACTTTGCTGTCATCCTGGATCGTAAGACCGGTATAATCACTCTTTACATCGAAATTGTCTCCAACCTTGATCTCATAATCCTTTGCAGTTACCACTTCATCTTCATCCAACTGATCCTTGATCTCCTCATAATACGGAATCTTTTTTACAGATCCAGCATCATCAGAAGCATAGGCAACAGCGGGAGAGAGTACCGTCGATAGAACCGTTACTGCAGTCAGTAAACCGGACATCACCCTGCGTGCTTTCTTTTTCACGTTCATTCTCTTAAATCCTTCCTTTCTGATTCTTTTGTGTATGGTTATCTGTTAGTTTCTGCATATTATCTTTTATACGAAGATGATCGCCTCCTTTCCTGAAATTTGTGCTATTTGGGACAGTCAGCACAAGCTGAGATAACAGCACAAATATATGGCGGTACCTGTTTGTCACAAATACCGCCACATGATTTCTACTGTCATCCTCTTTTTAGATTCAGACATTTTATTTTGATTTAAGATTTAAGCGTTTTCCTGTTTTCTTTCCCGGATCCGTTCCTATATCAGTTTCCATCTCTAATACGTTTTCTTCTGGCAGACACGCAGCTTTTCGCTCTATGCATGTTCAAACCAAATATCACTCCGGGCAGGCTATTCATTTTTCAAGGTACATGAAGGTATTCTATGCAAACCCTTCATATAACGAAACGCTCAGAGCCTGTTTTACAGTGGTCTAATTCAATTTTTTTGAAATTTTTTTAAAATTCTTCGTTTTCCGCCTTTTTTTTCATCGTTTTTAATGCCCTGTTCAGGAGGTCATTTACACTCTGCTGTTTGATTCCCAGATAATCTGCGACATCCTGCTGACGCATTTCTTCGAAATAAACCAGATTGAGTACCATCTTTTGCCTCTCTGTCAATTCCTTGATCAGTGCATGCAGAATTTCTCTGTCGATAACATCGTCAACAAAATCTTTTGAAGATCCTCTCATAATCTCCGCATCATCTGTAACATCGCTGTTAGAAAATACACCATGATTGGTGCTGATTTTGCGCTGGCTGTATGCCATACGGTCTTCAGCCTCCATCAGCAGACGGATATACCAGTTTTCATTATCAAAGAACTCTTTATTGAATTCCTTGTTATCGCCAGTTACACTCACATATTCATAGTCATCACAACTATGAAGCGGAAATACGGTTGATTGATTTCCCGCTGTATAAAGCACATATCCGTGATCATAAACAGAGATCGTTGTATCTGCATTGATCATTTCTTTTACTACAACTTTGTGTTCTTTCAAGGATTTCACGCTTGGGATTCTTTTCTCCACATCAGCAACTTTCACGATTTTTTTCAGTTCTTTTAATGTCAACATAAAGACCACCTTTCTGCCTTTCGGCTCCGGGTGGTCCATTCCATCTTTTATAAAATTCCTGCACAGACATAAAGAACTGCAGCACAAGAGGTCACGAACTCACCCGTTTTTTTTGAACGGGAGTCCGCGACTCCTTTGTAACGCATGTATCTGCGTTTAGATTAAGTTTGCCAGATTACCTGGCTTATTCAGTTGCTATGTGCATCTTCTGATTCATTCTCTGTTTGCTCTTTGCGAAACATGGAATAATCGCCCATAGCATCGTAAGGACAATGCCTTACAAATTCCTGGTATTCGATTTCAGTCATCTTTGCTTCCTCCTTTGTGTCATATTATCAAAATCTCTATTTACAATTATTTTTGCAGAAGAGAATTCAACCTCTATATAACGAAACGCTGAGAGCCTGTTTTACAGTGGGGTACGACAAAAAAATTTAAAAATTTTTCGAAATACGTCAAAAAAGCCCGACAAAACAAATACTTCAACAATCTCCAAAACCAGAAAATACTTCTGATCTTGCAGTGTATCCGTAAATGTTTTGCCGGGCTCTTAGTGATTCCAGTCAGGTTCAGCTCCTTGACAAACTCTTGCTGTCTGGTGCGTTCTTGATGGTTCCTGCCAAATCCAACGCTTACTACAGACAGCTCATTCTATTCTGTTATGATCCCTGATTCATCATCTTTCGGGAATATGTCCGCATCCTGGACTTTAATTGTTCATCTCGGATGTGGATCGGACGAACCGACACCATATCATCCTTTACAAATATCTCCAATGTACTGCGACATTTTTTGCACTCCACTTCTGAATCGCTTTGTGCGCTCTTTTCAATAAATGCTCCACATACAGAGCAGTGTACATGCCATTTAATAGCACCTGATCCCATATAGGCTTCCTCCTTTAAGCAATAAGATATTTCTCCATTTATTACTCAACGGACCAAAGGGAAATCAAATCCGCCTTATGAGCATCATGCCATCCATTCCGTAAGTGCCAAAGCTGCACGAACAGCACGATTTCTATTCTGATCAGATCTGCTTTGTCGATCTGTGCATCCTTTTTTATCCTTTCACCAGCTACCACTCACTCTTTCCGGTATAAAAAATTCCGCTGTGATTAATTAACATGATATTTCAATAGTTTCAAATACATCACCAGTCAGATCACAGATGTCCTGGATCTGAATCTCGGTATCATCAATCCGTAAGTGGACTGATGGATCAAAAAATTCTACGGTTCCAGATAATGTATGGTACTGACCAATTAATGGATTCTTCCATGACTTTTGAAAATAAGTTGCCTGTATCTTCATTCCATATGCCAGGATTCTTAATTTCATATCCAGCTCATTTTTCTTTTCCTCAGATAAATCTCTTTTCGGTTCGTAAATGATTTCCTGTTGCCGGATTGTTTCATCCAGTCCACGAAGTGCCGCAAATGGAGCAAACTGTTTTGCCCTGCGTCCTACATCCATGGGATGTCTCCTGGAAACCGGTCTTGGTAAATATAAATACGGTTGATATGCACTTGCCAGCACTTTTTGCACCTCCTCTAAGCACGGTGACCACCTATTTGCTCGTTGCGTTCTCTATAAGTAGAACACTCTAGCAGGTTGGACCCCCGCATGATTGCATTCTTTCCATAACGCTGCTTTACATTCAATACTGCTTCCTGTAAATGTCGTTCCTTATCGGTCTGTTTGGGATCATCAAACAGGCTGTACTGCACATAACTTTCAGGAGCAACCCTGTTCGCACACACCTCGATTCTTCGGATTCCGGTATATCTGTCTGCAATCCTGAGATATAAATCTTCCACTGCATCTATGATCTTTTTGGAACTGTTACTTTCTCTTTCGAGTTTTACGGTTCCTTTGGATGCCTCATGCTCATACCTGTGGTCATAGGCGATCCATAAGGTGAGAGAGCTTGTTACCAGTCCTTTTTCAAACAGATCCAGGACCAGATTATCTGTCATTTCCCTTACGATCACAAGTGCTTCTTCAAAAGAATAATTTCGCATCAGCACCTGACCATTTGAAAGGCTGTGTTCCTCCGAATGATAGTTCTTGATGTCACTCATCCGGCATGTTTCATAGCCCCATGCATGATCGATCAACAACTCTGCATCAATTCCAAACATCTTATACAGCCAGTCTTCGGATCTTAAAGAAGCCATTGCAATATCGCCCATCGTATGGATTCCATAACCGGCCAGTTTTTTTTCAGTACGGGATCCAATCCTCCAGAAGTCACTTAATGGTTTATGATCCCATAGCTTCTCTCTGTAAGAGAATTCATCCAGGATTCCGATATGGTCATCCACATGCTTTGCTACGATATCCATTGCGATCTTAGCAAGATACAGATTGGTTCCCACACCTGCAGTTGCAGTGATGCCAGTTTCCTCCATGACTGCCTGCATAAGCTTTACCGCCATTTCTTTTGCAGTGAGATGATAAAGCTGCAGATAGTTTGTCACATCAATAAAACACTCATCAACACTGTACACATGGATATCTTCTTTTGAGACATACCGCAGATAGATTCCATAGATCTTTGCGGAATAATCCATGTACAACTGCATCCTCGGCATGGCTGTAATGTACTTCACACAATCCGGTATCTCATGGATCCGGCACCGGTTCTTGATGCCAAGAGACTTCATAGCCGGAGTGATTGCCAAACAGATTGTTGACTTTGATCTGGTCGGATCTGCAACCACCAGGTTTGCTTTAAATGGATCCAGTCCACGTTCTACGCATTCTACAGAAGCATAAAAGGACTTCAGATCAATACAGATAATAGAAGTCTGATCCTGACTCACATTTCCACCTCCCATACGTCTTTCCTCTTTTTGTAACATGTATCCCATTTTAACTATCAATGACTGTCTATCTTTCCTGTTTTCTTCAAAATACAGGAAATTCATTTCACATATTCATTGACAAAAGAGGAAATATTGTGTATCTTATAGGAAAGATGTTTCCCTTATCTGTGATTCACATTATAGGAGAGATATTTCCCTTTGTCAAGATTAATTTTTATTTTTTAGGAGACACATTTCCCGTTTTGCCTTGAAGCGGCTAATGAAACTTATAAGACAAGGCTTAGAAAGAGGTATGTTTATGACATTCGGTGAAAAAGTAAGATCATTAAGAAAAGAAAAAAAGATGAGTCAGCAGGAACTGGCCAGTATGGTTGGTGTTTCATATAGGACCATTCGATCCTGGGAAGTAGAAGGACGTTTTCCAAAACAAAATGTTCTGTATCAAAAACTGGCAGATGCATTACAGTGTGACGTTTCTTATCTCATGAGTGAGAATGAAGCTTTTATCACAGAAGCATCCGAACAGTTTGGTAACCGTGGTGCCAGACAGGCTCAGCAGATTCTGGAACAGGCTGCAGCTATGTTTGCCGGTGGATCACTGACAGACGAAGATAAAATAGCTTTTATGGATGAGATCCAGAGCCTTTATCTGGATTCCAAAAGACGTGCAAAGAAATTTACACCGAAAAAATATCTGAAAAACCAAGAGGAAAAATAATAGAAGGCGGGATTATTGTACACCTAATCTGTTACCTTATAGTTACAAGGATATTTCTGCCCTTTTTATTTTTTACTTTTGAGGTGATTTATTTGAGAAACACTTACATATATACAGAAACAAAGAAATTAATCAAGAAATATGGAACCCGAGATCCATTTGAGATCATGGATCAGATGAACATTGTGGTCGGTGAAACTTCCAGATATAAGACACTGAAAGGATACTGTTTTATGAGCTGTAAGACAATCTATGTCATGATCAGCAGTTTCCTTTCAGAAGAAGAAAAGATGATCGTTGCCGCCCATGAATTAGGGCATATCATCCTGCATCGTTCCCAGCTGAAAATGGCTCCAATGCAAGATGATACCCTCTACAATATGACGGATAATACAGAATACCAGGCCAATCTGTTTGCTGCCGATCTTCTGATTGATGATGAGGAGATTGAAGATATGGTTCAGAACGAAGACCTGGATTATTTCGGACTCTGCAGCTCTTTGAATGCGACTCCGGAACTCATGAGCTTTAAACTATACAGCCTGACAAAACGAGGCCAGGCTTATCATATGCCGATGGAGATACAGAGTAATTTTCTGGCGAAATAATAGCGGATAAGATTATTCTACAATAGAAAAACTATAGATTTATCTCACTGAAAGGAGGATCATTTATGTCAAGACATCATATAGAAAAGGTAACTTGTCCTTCCTGCCATCATGAGGGAGATTTTGAGCTCTGGGACAGTATTAATACTGCACTGGATCCTGAAATGAAAGAGAAGGTACTTAATCAATCTATTTTCCTTTATACCTGCCCGAGCTGTGGAGAGACCTTTCGTTTAAACTACTCCACACTCTATCACCAGATGGAAGATCTTGTCATGATTTATCTGGTTCCTGAATCAGAAGTAAAGAAGACATATGAAATATTTTATGAAAAAAATGCTTTGGCTGATTATCGTACCGAAAAGTACTTATACCGGATTGTGACATCAGCAAATCAGCTCGTTGAAAAGATCCAGATCTTTGATGCAGGTAAAGATGACAGGGTAATGGAACTTGTTAAATTACTTGCGACAGATTCTATTCTCAAAAATGATCCCTATATAGAATTTGATGAACTGCGCTTTGCTGTCGACGACGACGGAACAAATATTCTTGTAATCATTAATAAGGGTGAGATTACTGGTGCAGTTGACATTGACAATATGTATGAATTTGCTTCTTCACACTGCAATGATTTCAAGGATCTCCGCGATGATGATGAAATAGTTATCAATAGGGAGTGGATCCTTAACAAACTTGCCGAAGCAGAAAACGAATAGTATATTTGGTGGCTACACCCCCAAGCCCCTGTAGAATAAATAACGCCAGTACTGGATATCAAAAATCCCGCACCGGCGTTATTTATTAAAATATTTTGTTTTTTAATCTTCAACACTCTCTACTGAAACTTCTTTTTTCTTCCTACTTTTACCAGAAATCATCTTGTGTCCTGTATAAATAGCCATAATCATGCAAAGCAAAGAACTTGCTGCAAAGTACTTATGGCCTTCTTTTGATCCCTTATAACCTGTATAAAAAGTTCCAAGCATTGTAATCAGTGCACCGATAGACCAATATTTATGTGATTTCATTCAGATACCTCCTGCCGTTTTTCTTAATCATATACCTTTTAAAAGATATATACAAACTGGTATTTTGAATCAATCGACAAGCAGCTCGGATCTTCCACTATAAATTCATACCTTCAGCAAATAGGATATGGCAATAAAAATATATCCGGAGATTTCTCTTCCTACTGGATGCAGTCATCCTTAAAGATTTCACCAGTAGAACAAGTTGAACTTTTGAAAAATTTATATCGAAACAACTTCAACTTTACTCCTGCTAATATTCATGCCGTCAAAAATTCCATCCATCTTACCGCCTCTGAAAATGGAGAATTTATGGAAAAACCGGAACCGGACGAGTGAACGGGCAGGATATAAATGGCTGGTTTATAGGTTTTATAGAAAGCCAAAATAATACATACTTTTTCTCCACAAATATTCAAAGCGAACAACGTGCAACTGGTAGTAAAGCATCAGATGGTGCTTTATCTACTCGTATTGATTCGTCACATAAATATAAGCATCTTCCAACGTTGCAGGAATTGACATACACTCCAATTCTGGCTGTATTTCAGAAATCACTCTTAACTGCAATCCCCCCTCAACATACTGTTTAGATGTAATACGATACTTCTGTTCCACTTCTCTTGCTTTTCTCTCATCAGGTACTTTGCAAATCCAGATTTTCCCCTGTGCTTCTTCTGTCAAATTCTTCATAGAACCCGCATACAGAAATCGACCTTTATGCATAATTGCAAGCTGATTGCAGGTGGCAGCTAAGTCTTCTACCACATGAGTTGAAAACAAAACCGTTCTGTTTTCAGAAAAATCTACTAACAAATTGCGGATGCGAATACGTTCCTCCGGATCTAAACCGGTAGTTGGCTCATCCACAATTAAAAATTCCGGTTCATTTAAAAGCGCCTGCACCAATCCTACCCGTCGCTTCATACCGCCTGATAACTGCTTCATTTTCTTCTTACGATGTTCTATAAGACTGGTCTTTTTCAAATAATAATCTATCCGCTTTCTACATTCTGCTTTCGGAACACCTGCCAGATCTCCCATATACTCCAAACACTCCTGAACCGTCAAATTAGGATACAGTTCAATTTCCTGTGGTAAATACCCTATCTTTCTTTGGATTTTTTCATAGTTTCCTTCGCTATACAAAATTCCGTCTAATGTAACCATTCCGTTTGTAGGTTTAAGCACAGTAGTCAAAACTCTCATCAAAGTTGTCTTTCCCGCTCCATTTTCTCCCAATAGTCCAAATATCCCATTTGGTATATCTAAATCTGCATGGTCGATTGCTGTGACACTATTCTTAAATCTTACCGTTAAATCCTCAATATGAATACTCATAAATTTACCCTCTCTTTCTTACGATCTTCGGCAATGCCAGTAACAAAATCAGTCCGATACAAATACACAAGCCTTTCCCATACAGCCATGTAATATCGGCAGTATTTTCTATATCTCTAAAAGAATAAGAAAACAGATTCCATGCTCCAAAAAGTTTATCTCCACCTGTGGAATTTGTTGCTACCCATATCAAAAGACTGCTTCCAATTCCCATCCACATATTGCGAAAAAGCATAGACAATGTATTAGCCAATATTCCCCAAAAGAAAATAGTTACTACAATCGCCCCAAAACAGGTAATAAACTGAAGTATTTCACTTTCTGTTACTGGATGTGTAATTGGTTTCTGAAACGCAAAAAACAATCCATATCCAAGAACAGCGAGCAGCAGCAAAAAAGTTCCCTGTATCATCAGTCTCTGTATAATAGAATAGATTCTCTTTTTTATCTGATACAGTCTCTGAACTTCGGAACGGTTGCTTGTAATTTCCTGCACATAAGTATCTGCACAAAAAACAGCAGTCAATATCGCAAAAGGCGGCTCTATGGATAGTCCTATTTCATACGTGAAAATAACTGCACGAATCACACTTAAAATTACAACAAAGGATACTGCATAAGCAATTTTATAAAATGGCAGAACAATCTTCATTTCCTTCTTCATTTATATTCGCCTCCGCTTCCAAATCTGTATCGAAATCAGTATAATTACTACCGATACAATAATAAGAAAACTTTGATTTAAGAGCGCCATCGGGGGCGGTGTCGTATCAAAAAGCTGCCCCGGAAATCGTACCATGATTGCCAAAGGTTTGCCCCAATATCCGTAAACTCCCTCTGCATTAGTTCCGCCCAAATTGGAATACACCATATAAAGAATCAAAAGTGGTACACCCGGAAGTGGATTTTTAAATATGAGTGAAATCAATGTATATATACTCACAATCATCAGCATATTAGGCAATATATAAAGTACCGTAGAAGCCACAAAATCCCATAGTCGCACTTCAAATCCACTATCCTTTGTATAGATGCGGCACAATACCCAAAACAGTATATTCAAAATAGTTAGTACAAGCAAACAAATTGTAAATCCTGCACTCACTTTTCCCATTACATACTTCCCGGCAGTCACAGGCTTTGTATGCAACAATTCATAAGTATGCTTTTTTGTATCTTGTAAAAATAAAACCGCCAACATAATAATTGCAAAAAACACCATATACAGACCCGCAAAATCAGCAAATTTTCTTGCGTAATAAAAAGAAAATGTCTTATCTTCCAATTTTTTATCTAGATATGCGTTGATTTCTTCTGCCGTTCCCTTATAATACGTACTGTCCTCGTATAAATACCTTGCCCCGTACCAGTCATATTCCTGCTCCAAATACGCATAGGCCTCTTTTAAATTCATGCTTTCCAGCTTTTCAATGACATTCTGTGCTTCTGAATCCGTCAATCCAAACACATCCGTTAATTTTATTTTTACCTTTTCATGCCATACCTCTCTGTGCTTTTCAGGCGTGGCTGGAATATAGCCCTCATACACTTCTCCTTCAACCGAAGTGTTGGACTGATCATTGATGATTTCCTCCCCCGTTGTAAGATAATGTGTGGTTAAATATGGACTTGTCGCATTAAACACACCATAAATCACAAGCAGAACACCTACCCAAAATAACGGTCGCTTTAGATAATTCCTAATCTCTCTTTTAAAAATAGCAATCATACGTATTCCTCCTTTCCTTCGTTATAGACATCATAAAATATAAATCACAACAAAAAGACAACAGCATAAAAAAATCGGACCGCTCATGCAATCCGATGAAATACTGCTGTTATTACAGCTCCACTCTGTTTTTCATTTTCTATCAGTAACTGACCACCATGCTTTTCACAATACAATCTGCTGATATACATGCCCATTCCTGAATGTTTCAAACTGTCTTTCACATTTTGCTGATAAAAAAGCTCTGTTGCCTTTTGCTTATCTATTGTAAATCCCACTCCATCATCCTTTATTCTGATCTGTAATTCAGAACAGGTAAGAAACACTTCCATTTCCACTTTTGTCTTGGCGTAACGAAAGGCATTTGACAAAAGGTTTTCTATAACCTCTAAAATCACTTCCTTATCTCCTGAAAATTTTTCTTCTGTTTCCGAACATTCTAATTCATATAGCTTTCCAAATTTTTTCCTAAACACGTTCATCTCTGCCCGTACGTCTATTTCTACCTGTTTACTGGTAATTTCTTCTGCTACTAACTCCCTTGTATCTAAACTGCTCATCTTTCGCATAGTTTCCACAAAGATATCCATACGTTCAATCTGTTTTTTGCTTTCATTTACCATTTCTAAGGCTTGCTCCATATTTATCTCTTTCTTCGGAAGATATTCTGAAAGCATTTCCTGATACCCCTCCAGCACAGAGAGCGGAGAACGTATATCATGTGCAATGGCAGCCCGCAAAGCCTTTTCTTCCTCAAGCATTTTCCATAACTGTTGATTATTCTCTGCCAGCTGTCCTCTCATTCGTTCAAACTCTTTGCACAATCCGCCCATCTCATCTTCATTTTCATAAGTGATATGGAAATCTAAATTATTTCGACCAACTTGTCGGGAAGCCAGTTCTAATTCTTCGATAGGGCATTTCAGTTTATGCTTATAAAAAAGAAATACCGCTATAATACTCCCTGCAACAGATACGATAAGCACTGTAAATGTCTGAAGAAAATCACATATTTCCGATACATGATAATCAAATTCTTTCATTTCATAAGAATGTGGTCTCGGAACATCTGGCAAATACCTTCTACCATCCCCTTCAGCCATTTCAAAATATTCTTCTTGGTCTACATAATTCCACCAAATGTTGTTTTGTACTGTGCTTGCTATTCGCATAATTAGTGCTGAAAGATAAAAACTAATTATTAAACTAATTATCATATACAAAACAATGGTTTTCCTTAACGAAAGATTTTTTATTTTGCCCATTTATATCCCCTCCCCCATACCGTTGCAATATATTCGTGTTCCGAATACATTTTCATTTTCTTGCGGATTCTGCGAATCAACTCCGTAACCACCCGGCTGTCCCCTTCTGCATCATATCCGCCAATCTTCTCATAGATTCGTTCTTTATCAAATACCATTTCAGGGTTCATAGACAAAAATTCTATGATCTCATACTCTAATTTCGTAAGCTCTAAAGCATTCCCTTTAATATGTACACATTTACTGGCATAGTCAATCACTAATTCTCCATAAAACCTTTGTTCTTTTTTCCTATGTAAACGTTCTTCACGTTTCAAATGGGCAATAATTCTAGCATCTAATTCTTTCAAACTGAATGGTTTTAAAACATAATCATCACCACCAGACAACAATCCCATTACTCGATCCTGTTCTTCTACTTTTGCAGTCAAAAAAATAATCGGACAGGAAACCATATCTCTGATTCTTCTGCACACTTCAATTCCGTCCATTCCCGGCATATTTACGTCCAATAAAATAATATCAGGATTTGCACTTATCTTTTCCATTGCTTCTATGCCATTTTCTGCAATCATTACCGTATAATTCTTCAATGTAAAGTATTGATTCAGCATTTTTAGCAATTCTCTATCATCATCAACCATTAAAATTTTATAGTTCATAAATTTCACCTCTGGCTCTAATGTTATCTTTTCCTTATAGTATAGCTTATAAAAAACAACAAATAAACAACAATTCCTAAAAGGCAACAGCCTTTCTAAACTGCCGCCTTTTCTCCTTCATTTTATTTCCATTATTGATAAACCATCTCTGTATCCACAATCTCCCTTGCACACGATTATATATTGTTCATTCTCGCTACCCATTCCATCTGATTTTCTGCCTTTAACTGTTCCGTGATCCCCTGTGCCTGTTTCATCTGCTCTACAATTCTTTCAAACCTTAAATACTTATAGTCATCTGTATCCAAACAAACAAGCCGAAGTCGCACAACAACTTGAAAATCTTATCAACGGAACAACAGTCCCAGATACTATTATAAAAAAGGAAAAAGAGCTCCTTCGAGCTCTTTTGATTCAGTTCTGTAAACTTGAATTTATCTTGCAATTAGAAACCATTTATCTTGTATATGGTTCAGTGTCTTTTCCATCATATACAAATGCTTTTATATCCGTATTTTCATCAACCTCAGCATGAATACCTACCGTGTATTCTTTATCTGTAACATTCTGAAAAGAATAGCAACCGCCAGCAGGAATACTGTCAGATACAAGTTCCTGTTTTCCTTCACAGAGCAGATGTACAGTAATGTCAAAATCGTTTCTGTTCTGGACTGTCAACACGCCTGTATTAGACAAAATTTTTGCGTCAGAATATGTAATTACATAGGAATCAGGCGTTGACTTTTCCGCACAGACCACAGAACACTCCCACTGTGTCTTTGCTTTTGCTTTTCGATAGGCTTCCGAAGACTTATATGTTGAAAATATAATCATTGTACTTATAGCAAGAATGCCAGTGATGACAAACGCTATTATTACTTTTTTCTTCACAACCATCACCTCCACACACAAATTCCGATTTGCACTTCAAATCGTTTTCTTTATTCTATCATAGCATCCATTATTCCGCCATCAGTCTTTCGAACCAGGTATCCATGACAATGATAAACT
This Ruminococcus hominis DNA region includes the following protein-coding sequences:
- a CDS encoding sigma-70 family RNA polymerase sigma factor, whose product is MLTLKELKKIVKVADVEKRIPSVKSLKEHKVVVKEMINADTTISVYDHGYVLYTAGNQSTVFPLHSCDDYEYVSVTGDNKEFNKEFFDNENWYIRLLMEAEDRMAYSQRKISTNHGVFSNSDVTDDAEIMRGSSKDFVDDVIDREILHALIKELTERQKMVLNLVYFEEMRQQDVADYLGIKQQSVNDLLNRALKTMKKKAENEEF
- a CDS encoding DinB/UmuC family translesion DNA polymerase yields the protein MGGGNVSQDQTSIICIDLKSFYASVECVERGLDPFKANLVVADPTRSKSTICLAITPAMKSLGIKNRCRIHEIPDCVKYITAMPRMQLYMDYSAKIYGIYLRYVSKEDIHVYSVDECFIDVTNYLQLYHLTAKEMAVKLMQAVMEETGITATAGVGTNLYLAKIAMDIVAKHVDDHIGILDEFSYREKLWDHKPLSDFWRIGSRTEKKLAGYGIHTMGDIAMASLRSEDWLYKMFGIDAELLIDHAWGYETCRMSDIKNYHSEEHSLSNGQVLMRNYSFEEALVIVREMTDNLVLDLFEKGLVTSSLTLWIAYDHRYEHEASKGTVKLERESNSSKKIIDAVEDLYLRIADRYTGIRRIEVCANRVAPESYVQYSLFDDPKQTDKERHLQEAVLNVKQRYGKNAIMRGSNLLECSTYRERNEQIGGHRA
- a CDS encoding helix-turn-helix domain-containing protein; translated protein: MTFGEKVRSLRKEKKMSQQELASMVGVSYRTIRSWEVEGRFPKQNVLYQKLADALQCDVSYLMSENEAFITEASEQFGNRGARQAQQILEQAAAMFAGGSLTDEDKIAFMDEIQSLYLDSKRRAKKFTPKKYLKNQEEK
- a CDS encoding ImmA/IrrE family metallo-endopeptidase, whose product is MRNTYIYTETKKLIKKYGTRDPFEIMDQMNIVVGETSRYKTLKGYCFMSCKTIYVMISSFLSEEEKMIVAAHELGHIILHRSQLKMAPMQDDTLYNMTDNTEYQANLFAADLLIDDEEIEDMVQNEDLDYFGLCSSLNATPELMSFKLYSLTKRGQAYHMPMEIQSNFLAK
- a CDS encoding CpXC domain-containing protein; the protein is MSRHHIEKVTCPSCHHEGDFELWDSINTALDPEMKEKVLNQSIFLYTCPSCGETFRLNYSTLYHQMEDLVMIYLVPESEVKKTYEIFYEKNALADYRTEKYLYRIVTSANQLVEKIQIFDAGKDDRVMELVKLLATDSILKNDPYIEFDELRFAVDDDGTNILVIINKGEITGAVDIDNMYEFASSHCNDFKDLRDDDEIVINREWILNKLAEAENE
- a CDS encoding DUF6219 family protein; translated protein: MKSHKYWSIGALITMLGTFYTGYKGSKEGHKYFAASSLLCMIMAIYTGHKMISGKSRKKKEVSVESVED
- a CDS encoding penicillin-binding transpeptidase domain-containing protein; the protein is MNSYLQQIGYGNKNISGDFSSYWMQSSLKISPVEQVELLKNLYRNNFNFTPANIHAVKNSIHLTASENGEFMEKPEPDE
- a CDS encoding ABC transporter ATP-binding protein encodes the protein MSIHIEDLTVRFKNSVTAIDHADLDIPNGIFGLLGENGAGKTTLMRVLTTVLKPTNGMVTLDGILYSEGNYEKIQRKIGYLPQEIELYPNLTVQECLEYMGDLAGVPKAECRKRIDYYLKKTSLIEHRKKKMKQLSGGMKRRVGLVQALLNEPEFLIVDEPTTGLDPEERIRIRNLLVDFSENRTVLFSTHVVEDLAATCNQLAIMHKGRFLYAGSMKNLTEEAQGKIWICKVPDERKAREVEQKYRITSKQYVEGGLQLRVISEIQPELECMSIPATLEDAYIYVTNQYE
- a CDS encoding ABC transporter permease, yielding MIAIFKREIRNYLKRPLFWVGVLLVIYGVFNATSPYLTTHYLTTGEEIINDQSNTSVEGEVYEGYIPATPEKHREVWHEKVKIKLTDVFGLTDSEAQNVIEKLESMNLKEAYAYLEQEYDWYGARYLYEDSTYYKGTAEEINAYLDKKLEDKTFSFYYARKFADFAGLYMVFFAIIMLAVLFLQDTKKHTYELLHTKPVTAGKYVMGKVSAGFTICLLVLTILNILFWVLCRIYTKDSGFEVRLWDFVASTVLYILPNMLMIVSIYTLISLIFKNPLPGVPLLILYMVYSNLGGTNAEGVYGYWGKPLAIMVRFPGQLFDTTPPPMALLNQSFLIIVSVVIILISIQIWKRRRI
- a CDS encoding HAMP domain-containing sensor histidine kinase, with amino-acid sequence MGKIKNLSLRKTIVLYMIISLIISFYLSALIMRIASTVQNNIWWNYVDQEEYFEMAEGDGRRYLPDVPRPHSYEMKEFDYHVSEICDFLQTFTVLIVSVAGSIIAVFLFYKHKLKCPIEELELASRQVGRNNLDFHITYENEDEMGGLCKEFERMRGQLAENNQQLWKMLEEEKALRAAIAHDIRSPLSVLEGYQEMLSEYLPKKEINMEQALEMVNESKKQIERMDIFVETMRKMSSLDTRELVAEEITSKQVEIDVRAEMNVFRKKFGKLYELECSETEEKFSGDKEVILEVIENLLSNAFRYAKTKVEMEVFLTCSELQIRIKDDGVGFTIDKQKATELFYQQNVKDSLKHSGMGMYISRLYCEKHGGQLLIENEKQSGAVITAVFHRIA